One window of Candidatus Methylomirabilota bacterium genomic DNA carries:
- a CDS encoding BtpA/SgcQ family protein translates to MRLERTLIGMVHLAPLPGSPRWDGSMERATTLALADAHSLVTSGMDALLIENYGDVPFTPGRVEPATVAAMAVVVTAVRAAFPATPVGVNVLKNDPRAALGIACATGASFIRVNVHAGAVVADQGIVQSEAYHTLRDRRLLAADVALFADVQGKHAVPLAPVELEQEARDLVNRSLADALVVSGKATGEATPMADLKRVRSAVPTTPLLVGSGVTADTVADLLSVADAVIVGTWVKRDGNVRNAVDPDRVRRLVAAARGR, encoded by the coding sequence ATGCGACTCGAGCGGACGCTCATCGGGATGGTGCACCTGGCGCCGCTCCCGGGTAGCCCTCGCTGGGACGGCTCCATGGAGCGGGCCACCACGCTGGCCCTCGCCGACGCCCACAGCCTCGTCACGAGCGGCATGGACGCCCTCCTGATCGAGAACTACGGCGACGTGCCGTTCACCCCGGGCCGCGTGGAACCCGCCACGGTGGCCGCGATGGCGGTCGTGGTGACCGCCGTGCGCGCCGCCTTCCCCGCGACCCCGGTCGGCGTGAACGTCCTCAAGAACGATCCCCGCGCGGCGCTGGGGATCGCCTGCGCCACCGGGGCCAGCTTCATCCGCGTCAACGTCCACGCCGGCGCCGTCGTCGCCGACCAGGGCATCGTGCAGTCCGAGGCCTACCACACGCTGCGCGACCGCCGACTCCTCGCCGCCGACGTCGCCCTGTTCGCCGACGTGCAGGGCAAGCACGCCGTCCCGCTGGCGCCGGTGGAGCTGGAGCAGGAGGCGCGTGACCTGGTGAATCGCAGCCTGGCCGACGCGCTCGTGGTCTCCGGGAAGGCGACCGGCGAGGCCACCCCCATGGCCGATCTCAAGCGCGTGCGCAGCGCGGTACCCACGACGCCCTTGCTGGTCGGCAGCGGCGTGACCGCCGACACCGTGGCCGACCTGCTGTCCGTGGCCGATGCCGTGATCGTCGGCACCTGGGTCAAGCGCGACGGCAACGTGCGCAACGCCGTCGATCCCGACCGCGTGCGCCGGCTCGTCGCGGCCGCTCGTGGCCGCTAG
- a CDS encoding glucose 1-dehydrogenase, with the protein MRLEGRVALVTGGSRGFGRAIALALARAGADVAVNYNASPGPAAEAVREIEKQGRRALGVQADVSREDQVQALVQTVQRQLGRLDVLVNNAGIMIHGPFREIPVVRYAQMFGVNVTGTMLCSYYALPGMIERRHGRIINLSSQLAQRAVGPAGGFAGYAATKGAIESFTRAMASELGQHGITVNAIAPGGIETEMSRNVMTPEYRTRRLAELPVRRFGGVQDVAYCATFLAADEAGYLTGQILHPSGGWVTG; encoded by the coding sequence ATGAGGCTCGAGGGGCGCGTCGCGCTGGTGACTGGCGGCAGCCGGGGCTTCGGCCGGGCCATCGCCCTGGCCCTGGCCCGCGCCGGGGCCGACGTCGCCGTCAACTACAACGCCAGCCCCGGGCCGGCCGCCGAGGCCGTGCGCGAGATCGAGAAGCAGGGGCGCCGGGCCCTCGGCGTCCAGGCCGATGTGTCGCGGGAAGACCAGGTGCAGGCGCTCGTCCAGACCGTGCAGCGTCAGCTCGGCCGGCTCGACGTGCTCGTCAACAACGCCGGCATCATGATCCACGGCCCGTTCCGCGAGATCCCCGTGGTCCGCTATGCCCAGATGTTCGGCGTCAACGTCACCGGCACCATGCTCTGCAGCTACTACGCGCTGCCGGGGATGATCGAGCGCCGGCACGGCCGGATCATCAACCTGTCGTCCCAGCTCGCCCAGCGGGCGGTCGGCCCGGCGGGCGGCTTCGCCGGCTATGCCGCGACCAAGGGCGCCATCGAGAGCTTCACCCGGGCGATGGCCAGCGAGCTCGGCCAGCACGGCATCACCGTGAACGCCATCGCCCCCGGCGGGATCGAGACGGAGATGAGCCGCAACGTGATGACGCCCGAGTACCGAACGCGTCGCCTGGCCGAGCTACCGGTGCGTCGCTTCGGCGGCGTGCAGGACGTCGCCTACTGCGCGACCTTCCTGGCCGCCGACGAGGCCGGCTACCTCACGGGCCAGATCCTGCATCCCAGCGGCGGCTGGGTCACGGGGTAA
- the gspD gene encoding type II secretion system secretin GspD, with translation MPPGQRGRFVVLNFDSADIETVVHAASEIVGFNYVIAPDVRGKVTVQTSGRIPQEEVFGVLLAILEVHGFTAVKSGNLYKIIRIEGARERAVPTIIGSEPDPGRVSDEIVTQIVPVRYTSVADLGTLLRPLISARGTVVAHRETNILMITDAASNMRRLLDIIRLVDIEVALDELQIIPIRYADSADLAAVLTQLFTSGRLRRVAGDGAPAPPATTPPGAPRPPATAPGAAATNGAGPERPPLIIAERRSNSLIVYARRTDLETIRRLIGQLDVNIYGGRRVFIYYAESAKAKDLAATLNAIYGGRDTTTTTPSTTPGRPGQPPPPPPPAPSPSPGGGPMAGELGLIEGQVRFIPDETTNSVIVTTFPRNWDEIEGTIKQLDRQPRQVLIEVLVAEITLTDDLRLGIDWALKSGSLRLAQSTISPPTITSPSRELPIPGLPLTLPAGGLTAFALDTDKFFAMLNTLASEDKVNVISSPHVMTSENKKAVINVSDSIPIVTSQQVPIGAGVVSAATPTTAVVGTQTVEYRDAGVILTVTPRIGERGTVALDVKQEVNDIGAAEPPTGSRRIIKREAETAVVLRDQQTLVLGGLIRDRVQLEDRGIPFLKDIPILGYVFGAKIRTVTKTELIILITPRVIGTALDAARITEEMQRVTPSIEDAIRRAPRPPSTMPAPAPPPSPAPPAQSPETSAP, from the coding sequence GTGCCGCCCGGCCAGCGGGGGCGCTTCGTGGTGCTGAACTTCGACAGCGCGGACATCGAGACCGTGGTGCACGCGGCCAGCGAGATCGTCGGCTTCAACTATGTCATCGCCCCCGACGTGCGAGGCAAAGTGACGGTGCAGACGTCGGGCCGCATCCCCCAGGAGGAGGTGTTCGGCGTCCTGTTGGCCATTCTCGAGGTGCACGGGTTCACCGCGGTGAAATCGGGAAATCTCTACAAGATCATCCGCATCGAGGGGGCGCGCGAGCGCGCCGTGCCCACCATCATCGGGAGCGAGCCCGATCCCGGCCGGGTAAGCGACGAGATCGTCACCCAGATCGTGCCCGTCCGCTACACTTCGGTGGCCGACCTGGGCACACTGCTGCGCCCCTTGATCTCGGCCCGCGGTACCGTGGTCGCGCATCGCGAGACCAACATCCTCATGATCACCGACGCGGCCTCCAACATGCGCCGCCTGCTCGACATCATCCGGCTGGTCGACATCGAGGTCGCCCTCGACGAGCTGCAGATCATTCCGATCCGCTACGCGGACTCCGCCGACCTCGCCGCCGTGCTGACCCAGCTCTTCACCAGCGGCCGCTTGCGCCGGGTCGCGGGGGACGGCGCGCCGGCGCCCCCGGCGACCACCCCGCCCGGAGCCCCCCGGCCCCCGGCCACCGCGCCGGGCGCGGCCGCAACGAACGGCGCGGGCCCCGAGCGCCCGCCGCTGATCATCGCCGAGCGCCGGTCCAACTCGCTCATCGTCTATGCCCGCCGCACGGACCTGGAGACGATCCGCCGACTCATCGGTCAGCTGGACGTCAACATCTACGGCGGGCGCCGCGTGTTCATCTACTACGCGGAGAGCGCCAAGGCCAAAGACCTGGCCGCCACGCTCAACGCGATCTACGGGGGCCGCGACACGACCACGACGACCCCCAGCACCACGCCCGGACGCCCTGGCCAGCCGCCACCGCCGCCGCCCCCGGCGCCGAGTCCGTCGCCGGGAGGAGGACCCATGGCCGGCGAGCTCGGGCTGATCGAAGGCCAGGTGCGCTTCATCCCCGACGAGACCACGAACTCGGTGATCGTCACCACGTTCCCGCGTAACTGGGACGAGATCGAGGGGACGATCAAGCAGCTCGACCGCCAGCCCCGCCAGGTGCTGATCGAGGTGCTGGTCGCCGAGATCACCCTGACCGACGACCTCCGGTTGGGCATCGACTGGGCGCTCAAATCGGGCTCGCTGCGCCTGGCCCAGTCGACCATCTCCCCGCCCACCATCACCTCGCCCAGCCGGGAGCTGCCCATCCCGGGGCTGCCCCTGACCCTACCCGCGGGCGGCCTCACCGCGTTCGCGCTGGACACCGACAAATTCTTCGCCATGCTCAACACGCTGGCCTCCGAGGACAAGGTCAACGTGATCTCGAGCCCCCACGTGATGACGTCGGAGAACAAGAAAGCGGTGATCAACGTCTCCGACTCCATCCCGATCGTGACCAGCCAACAGGTCCCCATCGGCGCCGGGGTGGTGTCGGCCGCCACGCCGACCACCGCCGTGGTGGGCACCCAGACGGTCGAGTACCGGGACGCGGGCGTGATCCTCACCGTCACTCCGCGCATCGGCGAGCGAGGCACCGTCGCACTCGACGTCAAGCAGGAGGTCAACGACATCGGCGCGGCCGAGCCGCCCACCGGCTCTCGCCGCATCATCAAGCGCGAAGCCGAGACCGCGGTGGTCCTCAGGGACCAGCAGACGCTCGTGCTGGGCGGCTTGATCCGAGACCGCGTGCAGCTGGAGGACCGGGGCATCCCGTTCCTCAAGGACATCCCCATCCTCGGGTACGTGTTCGGGGCCAAGATCCGGACCGTCACCAAGACAGAGCTGATCATCCTCATCACGCCGCGGGTCATCGGCACGGCGCTGGACGCCGCCCGCATCACCGAGGAGATGCAGCGCGTGACGCCCAGCATCGAAGACGCGATCCGCCGGGCCCCGCGCCCGCCCAGCACCATGCCGGCCCCGGCCCCTCCGCCATCGCCGGCCCCGCCCGCCCAGTCGCCCGAGACGTCGGCACCCTGA
- a CDS encoding GspH/FimT family pseudopilin, translating to MGRRAAAALAPSGFTLLELVVTLMVLALALAVVGPTIGRSTDTIRVRAEVARFAALLRHAREQAITSRRPHELVVEPAEHRITLRSGEEVRQTRALPEHLSVQADPPPALTVRFEPHGTTSGGAFRVASGNIRYRVTVDALTGRVRTARE from the coding sequence ATGGGGCGGCGAGCAGCAGCAGCGCTAGCGCCGTCGGGATTCACCCTCCTCGAGCTGGTCGTCACCCTGATGGTACTGGCCCTGGCGCTGGCCGTGGTGGGTCCGACGATCGGCCGGAGCACGGACACGATCCGCGTGCGGGCCGAGGTCGCCCGCTTCGCGGCGCTCCTGCGACATGCGCGCGAGCAGGCCATCACCTCACGGCGGCCGCACGAGCTCGTCGTCGAGCCAGCCGAGCACCGGATCACGCTCCGCTCTGGCGAAGAGGTCCGGCAGACGCGCGCCCTGCCCGAGCATCTATCCGTTCAGGCCGACCCCCCGCCCGCGCTCACCGTGCGCTTCGAGCCGCACGGCACGACCAGCGGCGGGGCCTTCCGGGTGGCCTCGGGCAACATCCGGTACCGGGTGACCGTGGACGCGCTCACCGGCCGCGTGCGCACCGCTCGCGAATGA
- the gspG gene encoding type II secretion system major pseudopilin GspG translates to MFDNHGFTLVELLVVIIVLGLLVGLVGPRLFGRVGQSKTAAARAQIELLGAALDQYRLDAGRYPDTSQGLDALMRNPGVTNWNGPYLRKEVPRDPWQSPYKYRCCPGQHGDYDLWSDGADGAPGGEGENGDVTSWGGEQQQR, encoded by the coding sequence CTGTTCGATAATCACGGCTTCACGCTCGTCGAATTGCTGGTCGTCATCATCGTGCTCGGCCTGCTCGTGGGATTGGTGGGACCGCGGCTGTTCGGGCGGGTGGGTCAGTCCAAGACCGCGGCCGCCCGGGCCCAGATCGAGCTGCTCGGTGCCGCCCTCGACCAGTACCGGCTCGATGCCGGCCGGTACCCCGACACCTCGCAAGGGCTGGACGCCCTCATGCGCAACCCGGGCGTCACGAACTGGAACGGGCCCTACCTCCGTAAGGAGGTGCCCCGGGATCCCTGGCAAAGCCCCTACAAGTACCGGTGCTGCCCGGGCCAGCACGGTGACTACGATCTCTGGTCCGACGGAGCAGATGGGGCGCCGGGCGGCGAGGGCGAGAACGGCGATGTGACCTCATGGGGCGGCGAGCAGCAGCAGCGCTAG
- a CDS encoding prepilin-type N-terminal cleavage/methylation domain-containing protein: protein MIRRSAGFTLLEVLVALAILGVAVVAAIQGFAQGLRLLKLSGDHQQAMLLADLKLREVVAPEEGQDQGREEQFTWARWIRRLETPELMSETGVARWHVYEITVRVSWDERRHVELATLRTVSPEATAASGTTPRRPGQSARPPQGSGGPS from the coding sequence ATGATCCGCCGCTCGGCCGGCTTCACGCTGCTCGAGGTTCTGGTCGCGCTGGCCATCCTCGGCGTCGCCGTCGTCGCGGCCATCCAGGGCTTCGCTCAGGGCTTGCGGCTCTTGAAACTCAGCGGCGACCACCAGCAGGCGATGCTGCTGGCCGACCTCAAGCTGCGCGAGGTGGTCGCGCCCGAGGAGGGGCAGGACCAGGGACGGGAGGAGCAGTTCACGTGGGCGCGCTGGATCCGCCGTCTGGAGACGCCGGAGCTCATGTCGGAGACGGGGGTGGCGCGCTGGCACGTCTACGAGATCACCGTCCGGGTGAGCTGGGACGAGCGACGTCACGTGGAACTGGCGACTCTGCGGACGGTGTCGCCCGAGGCGACCGCCGCTTCGGGGACGACCCCGCGGCGGCCCGGGCAGTCCGCTCGTCCCCCGCAGGGGAGCGGAGGGCCTTCGTGA
- a CDS encoding type II secretion system F family protein — MPVFVYRAADRRGQTIDGVMEAPDARSVVERLHRDAYYPIRVTPHAERRGWLAMPASGRIRQRDLLAFTQQLATLFEAGVPLDRALEIQGQLASNARLRAIVTDLLNTVRGGGSLSDALAKHHPRPFSRLYINMVRAGEKGGVLEVTLRRLAEFLESRAAFTEAVVSALAYPLVVTTVGAGAIVFLLTFVIPRFASIFADLKQTVPLPTQILLALSAGVREYWWVAVVFAFAAILAWRVWTGTPEGRLAWDRWQLRLPHVGALRAKIETARFARTLGTMLKSGVPVIGSLAVVAEMMSNQILARAVERVSDSVKRGRTIAASLAEHPQFPLLAVHMVRVGEETGRLEEMLLKTAETFESDVRTELKRFIGLLEPAIILTMGVLVAFIVVAMLLAIFSINEVPL, encoded by the coding sequence ATGCCGGTCTTCGTCTACCGGGCGGCAGACCGCCGCGGGCAGACCATCGACGGAGTCATGGAAGCGCCCGACGCTCGCTCCGTCGTCGAGCGCCTGCACCGCGACGCCTACTATCCCATCCGGGTCACGCCCCACGCCGAACGCCGGGGCTGGCTGGCCATGCCCGCGTCGGGCCGCATCCGGCAGCGCGATCTCCTCGCCTTCACCCAACAGCTGGCCACGCTGTTCGAGGCCGGCGTCCCGCTGGACCGCGCGCTGGAGATCCAGGGCCAGCTGGCGTCGAACGCCCGTCTGCGCGCCATCGTCACCGATCTGCTCAACACCGTCCGCGGGGGCGGCTCCCTCAGCGACGCGCTGGCCAAGCACCACCCGCGCCCGTTCTCTCGCCTGTACATCAACATGGTCCGGGCCGGTGAGAAGGGCGGCGTCCTGGAGGTCACCCTGCGGCGGCTGGCCGAGTTTCTCGAATCGCGGGCCGCCTTCACCGAAGCGGTCGTCTCGGCGCTGGCCTACCCGCTGGTGGTGACCACGGTGGGTGCCGGCGCCATCGTCTTCTTGTTGACCTTCGTCATCCCCCGCTTCGCCTCGATCTTCGCCGACCTGAAGCAAACCGTGCCCCTGCCCACCCAGATTTTGCTGGCCCTCAGCGCCGGGGTGCGCGAGTACTGGTGGGTGGCCGTCGTGTTCGCGTTCGCGGCGATCCTGGCCTGGCGGGTGTGGACCGGCACGCCCGAAGGCCGGCTGGCCTGGGACCGCTGGCAACTGCGCCTTCCCCACGTGGGAGCTCTGCGCGCCAAGATCGAGACGGCGCGCTTCGCCCGGACGCTGGGGACGATGCTGAAGAGCGGTGTGCCCGTGATCGGCTCGCTGGCCGTAGTGGCCGAGATGATGTCCAACCAGATCCTGGCTCGCGCGGTCGAACGGGTGTCCGACAGCGTGAAGCGGGGCCGGACCATCGCGGCCAGCCTGGCCGAGCACCCGCAGTTCCCGCTGCTGGCCGTGCACATGGTGCGGGTCGGGGAAGAAACCGGTCGGCTGGAAGAGATGCTGCTGAAGACTGCGGAGACATTCGAGAGCGACGTGCGCACCGAGCTCAAGCGCTTCATCGGGCTGCTGGAGCCCGCGATCATCCTGACCATGGGGGTGTTGGTGGCGTTCATCGTGGTCGCCATGCTGCTGGCGATCTTTTCGATCAACGAGGTGCCGTTGTGA
- a CDS encoding PilN domain-containing protein, producing the protein MIAAVTHGPRFETFVVDAEQPAVALRAELEHRRLAPRTIALGLARANVTVKPIELPSINGDLRDMVKFELERHLPYGAEEASFDCLALPDDREGGGTGSRQVVIAAADRRIVDAAMRLAEDAQLRPVSITVAVHNLPALVPRQREGRIVWVHRLEDSAEVLFLAGSSPVLSRVVTNDGNIAEEVRRSFGPIRWRSCDAIWVSGVAVDETLHALGVLGAPAGEPPYRDDVRAHLDTVPEESRGETMLALAVAWGGRGRPLELLAPALRPRHLTRNQMVTGGLAAAAVLLAIGALMTPGWRASRQLSSVNTQIARLDTEVKAVEKVLDELGRRRRLLALIRSIESTSVRPLPVLRELTELLPNDAWLTMLSLDTKGVELTGQAQAAASLIPLLENSARLERVEFSSPVTRGRDREQFRIRAAWEGSSAVTAGPGTPPAQTTPPQPRRPSVPEPVGGQR; encoded by the coding sequence TTGATCGCGGCAGTCACCCACGGGCCGCGGTTCGAGACGTTCGTCGTCGACGCCGAGCAACCGGCTGTCGCGCTCAGGGCCGAGCTCGAGCATCGCCGGCTGGCGCCCCGCACCATCGCCCTGGGCCTCGCCCGTGCCAACGTGACAGTGAAGCCTATCGAGCTGCCATCGATCAACGGCGACCTACGGGACATGGTGAAGTTCGAGCTCGAGCGGCACCTGCCCTACGGCGCCGAGGAGGCATCGTTCGACTGTCTGGCGCTCCCGGACGACCGGGAAGGGGGCGGGACGGGCAGTCGCCAGGTCGTGATCGCGGCCGCCGACCGCCGCATCGTCGACGCGGCCATGCGGCTGGCCGAAGACGCCCAGCTCCGTCCGGTCTCGATCACCGTGGCCGTCCACAACCTGCCTGCCCTCGTCCCCCGCCAGCGGGAGGGGCGGATCGTGTGGGTCCATCGGCTGGAGGACAGCGCCGAGGTGCTCTTCCTCGCCGGCTCGAGTCCCGTCCTGAGTCGGGTCGTGACGAACGACGGCAACATCGCCGAAGAAGTGCGGCGCAGCTTCGGGCCCATTCGCTGGCGGAGCTGCGACGCCATCTGGGTCTCGGGCGTCGCGGTCGACGAGACGCTGCACGCCCTCGGCGTGTTGGGGGCGCCCGCGGGAGAGCCGCCGTACCGCGACGACGTGCGCGCCCACCTCGACACGGTGCCCGAAGAGTCGCGCGGCGAGACGATGCTGGCCCTGGCCGTCGCCTGGGGGGGCCGTGGCCGTCCACTGGAGTTGTTGGCGCCGGCCCTGCGCCCGCGTCACCTGACCCGCAACCAGATGGTCACGGGCGGCCTGGCGGCGGCGGCGGTGCTTCTGGCGATCGGCGCGCTCATGACACCCGGCTGGCGGGCCAGCCGCCAGCTCTCCTCGGTCAACACGCAGATCGCCCGGCTCGACACCGAGGTCAAGGCCGTCGAGAAGGTGCTCGACGAGCTGGGCCGGCGCCGCCGGTTGCTGGCATTGATCCGGTCGATCGAATCCACCAGCGTCAGGCCGCTGCCCGTGCTCCGCGAGCTCACCGAGCTGCTGCCCAACGATGCCTGGCTCACGATGCTGAGCCTCGACACCAAGGGGGTGGAGCTGACCGGGCAGGCCCAGGCCGCCGCGAGCCTGATCCCGCTGCTCGAGAACTCGGCGCGGCTGGAACGGGTGGAGTTCTCCTCGCCGGTAACCCGCGGCCGGGACCGCGAGCAGTTCCGGATTCGCGCCGCCTGGGAGGGCTCGTCCGCGGTCACCGCGGGGCCCGGGACGCCACCGGCCCAGACGACGCCGCCGCAGCCCCGCCGTCCCAGCGTCCCCGAACCGGTCGGCGGGCAGCGATGA
- a CDS encoding polysaccharide deacetylase, producing the protein MGPTIGWPNGARCAVALTFDLDGESPWLHRDPALAERPLHMGMGAYGPKTGTPRILGVLDRYAIKAGWFIPGWIIERYPDICREIVRRGHEVGHHGYLHEKPFFLSGPEEEEALLVKTLDIFKKVLDVRPRGSRAPSCDPSRHTMELLRKHDFVYHSNLMDADLPYCHKTGYGDLVELPTAWCNDDWVYFGFSAVPPVGNGIWSQEDVFEIWREEFEGAYEEGGFFNLMGHPQVIGRPSRMRMVERLIQHIRAKKDVWIARPIEIAEHYLSQR; encoded by the coding sequence ATGGGACCGACGATCGGGTGGCCGAACGGAGCGCGCTGCGCGGTGGCTCTCACCTTCGACCTGGACGGCGAGAGCCCCTGGCTCCACCGCGACCCCGCGCTGGCCGAGCGGCCGCTGCACATGGGCATGGGCGCCTACGGGCCCAAGACGGGGACGCCGCGGATTCTCGGGGTGCTCGACCGCTACGCGATCAAGGCCGGCTGGTTCATCCCGGGGTGGATCATCGAGCGCTACCCCGACATCTGCCGGGAGATCGTGCGCCGGGGCCACGAGGTCGGCCATCACGGCTACCTGCACGAGAAGCCGTTCTTCCTCTCGGGGCCCGAGGAGGAAGAGGCCCTGCTCGTCAAGACGCTCGACATCTTCAAGAAAGTGCTCGACGTGCGGCCCCGGGGCTCGCGCGCGCCCTCCTGCGACCCCAGCCGCCACACCATGGAGCTGCTGCGGAAACACGACTTCGTCTATCACTCCAACCTGATGGACGCCGACCTGCCCTACTGCCACAAGACCGGCTACGGCGACCTGGTGGAGCTGCCCACTGCCTGGTGCAACGACGACTGGGTCTACTTCGGCTTCAGTGCCGTGCCCCCGGTGGGCAACGGCATCTGGAGTCAGGAGGACGTCTTCGAGATCTGGCGTGAGGAGTTCGAGGGCGCCTACGAGGAGGGCGGGTTCTTCAACCTGATGGGCCATCCCCAGGTGATCGGCCGTCCCTCGCGGATGCGGATGGTGGAGCGGCTGATCCAGCACATCCGGGCCAAGAAGGACGTCTGGATCGCGCGGCCCATCGAGATCGCCGAGCACTACCTGAGCCAACGATGA
- the gspM gene encoding type II secretion system protein GspM, with the protein MIANLSRRERLVIGIGIAAVLAIGGWMLIVQPLRDRSRLAGELVPVREQLLTRRQELISRKAEIASELQAMNARIETLNARFLPASTPAVAASELQKLVKELAAEASTEVRSERILPPVERGELLEIPIEITVSGEVRQLVDLLSRLDAAPKLLAVENLRVRVVNISQPRDLLATLTLSGFILPERTRT; encoded by the coding sequence ATGATCGCGAACCTCTCGCGGCGCGAGCGGCTCGTCATCGGTATCGGGATCGCGGCGGTCCTGGCGATCGGCGGCTGGATGCTCATCGTGCAGCCCCTGCGCGATCGCAGTCGCCTCGCCGGAGAGCTCGTGCCGGTGCGGGAGCAGCTCTTGACCCGGCGTCAGGAGCTGATCAGCCGCAAGGCCGAGATCGCGTCCGAGCTGCAGGCCATGAACGCGCGCATCGAAACGCTGAACGCGCGCTTCCTGCCGGCCTCGACCCCGGCCGTCGCGGCCTCGGAGCTGCAGAAGCTGGTGAAGGAACTGGCCGCCGAGGCCTCCACCGAGGTCCGCAGCGAGCGGATCCTGCCGCCGGTGGAGCGGGGAGAGTTGCTGGAGATCCCTATCGAGATCACCGTGTCCGGCGAGGTCCGGCAGCTCGTGGACCTGCTCTCGCGCCTGGACGCAGCGCCCAAGCTGCTGGCCGTCGAGAATCTCCGGGTGCGCGTCGTCAACATCAGCCAGCCCCGCGACCTGCTGGCCACGCTGACCCTCTCCGGCTTCATCCTGCCGGAACGGACGCGTACGTGA
- a CDS encoding type II secretion system protein GspJ: protein MSRRDVRGFTLLELLIALAIVAALLAIAFGGLRVALAAWTQGEDRAGAHQHLRGIAAVLGRAVGSAYPYRASRDQAPDPVLLFQGKESRLELVTQAPPFPTAGSVAFSAVAISLESTERGPALVIRQRVMPNREPFTDAPVMLEDTEIDRLEFRYLDAEGTWQEEWDGEANNGLPRAVRITLVKPDGRGERTLALTVALRMGSL from the coding sequence GTGAGCCGACGCGACGTGCGGGGGTTCACGCTGCTCGAGCTCCTCATCGCGCTGGCCATCGTGGCCGCGCTCCTGGCGATCGCGTTCGGGGGCCTGCGCGTGGCCCTGGCGGCGTGGACGCAGGGCGAGGACCGCGCGGGCGCCCATCAGCACCTCCGAGGCATCGCGGCGGTGCTGGGGCGTGCGGTCGGCTCGGCGTACCCCTACCGGGCCTCGCGCGACCAGGCGCCGGACCCCGTCCTGCTCTTCCAGGGCAAGGAAAGCCGGCTTGAGCTGGTCACTCAGGCGCCGCCCTTCCCGACCGCTGGCTCGGTGGCGTTCAGCGCCGTGGCAATCAGCCTGGAGTCCACCGAGCGGGGACCGGCGCTGGTCATCCGCCAGCGGGTGATGCCGAACCGGGAACCGTTCACGGACGCTCCCGTGATGCTGGAGGACACCGAGATCGATCGGCTGGAGTTCCGTTATCTCGACGCCGAAGGGACGTGGCAGGAGGAATGGGACGGCGAGGCCAACAACGGCCTGCCTCGCGCCGTCCGCATCACGCTGGTCAAGCCAGACGGTCGCGGCGAGCGGACGCTGGCCCTGACGGTGGCACTGCGGATGGGATCGTTGTGA
- a CDS encoding type II secretion system protein GspK: protein MIARDRTSDRPGFALVAVLLVLALLGLVGAEFSYSMRLEATAVRAYKEAILATHLAEAAVEQAIREIVAESAFVAPDRDGVLTFYSRARTPIPRLPRAKVALGPGEFSYRITDEEARLNLNTSPSERIDQLLRSLKLEKAAREMIVDSVQDWRDGNEEHRLNGAESDDYYLKLPLPYRARNANLESVRELLQIRGVTPALFYGADENPGLADFVTVKSLGQVNLNTARAPVLRAMGLAEAEIAEILQARREAPYATVGRFAGRGLAVTTRTFRIEAEGLVEGEVRARLSAIIQKRAAQGTSAVTVLEWMGVGERGK from the coding sequence GTGATCGCCCGGGACCGGACCTCGGATCGGCCTGGCTTCGCGCTGGTCGCGGTCCTGCTGGTTCTGGCCCTCCTGGGTCTGGTCGGTGCCGAATTCTCGTACTCCATGCGTCTGGAGGCGACGGCCGTGCGGGCCTACAAGGAGGCGATCCTCGCCACTCACCTGGCCGAAGCCGCCGTCGAGCAGGCGATTCGGGAGATCGTGGCGGAGTCGGCTTTCGTCGCCCCCGACCGGGACGGGGTACTCACCTTCTACAGCCGGGCGCGGACCCCCATCCCCCGGCTCCCGCGAGCGAAGGTGGCGCTGGGGCCCGGCGAGTTCTCGTACCGCATCACCGACGAAGAGGCCCGGCTCAACCTCAACACCTCGCCATCGGAACGGATCGACCAGCTGCTCCGGAGCCTGAAGCTGGAAAAGGCCGCCCGCGAGATGATCGTGGATTCAGTCCAGGACTGGCGCGACGGCAACGAGGAGCACCGGCTCAACGGAGCCGAGAGCGATGACTACTACCTGAAGCTTCCGCTGCCCTACCGGGCCCGGAATGCCAATCTGGAATCCGTGAGGGAACTGCTACAGATCCGCGGCGTGACTCCGGCGTTATTCTACGGCGCTGACGAGAACCCGGGACTGGCCGACTTCGTGACGGTCAAGAGCCTGGGTCAGGTCAACCTCAATACAGCCAGGGCCCCGGTGCTCCGGGCGATGGGGTTGGCCGAGGCCGAGATCGCGGAGATCCTCCAGGCCCGGCGGGAGGCCCCCTACGCGACCGTAGGCCGGTTCGCCGGACGAGGTCTGGCGGTGACGACCCGGACGTTCCGGATCGAGGCCGAGGGGCTGGTAGAAGGCGAGGTCCGAGCCCGGCTTAGCGCGATCATCCAAAAACGGGCGGCGCAGGGGACATCGGCCGTCACGGTGCTGGAGTGGATGGGGGTCGGTGAACGCGGTAAGTAG